A part of Eremothecium sinecaudum strain ATCC 58844 chromosome VII, complete sequence genomic DNA contains:
- the HAT1 gene encoding histone acetyltransferase catalytic subunit HAT1 (Syntenic homolog of Ashbya gossypii AGL001W; Syntenic homolog of Saccharomyces cerevisiae YPL001W (HAT1)) — MAEELKPENWTVSSNEALKISLADDDGAVQFSPNFTYPIFGDAEQIFGYQGLKINLAFDSVTFKPFLNVKYVKKLAAEVEDIQSKLLEFLPAQDVILNDEAKWVDKFHAERNSFELPSDEYLITEYELDGSTFVVYLVNLQDYRIKKLHRRMQIFCLLFIESASYIDENDANWEIFITFNKLTKQCVGYTTTYKYWHYRGAIEFNKSEKLLKRGKISQLIIFPQYQSKRHGSNLYNAVCEVWMKDPFITEITVEDPNESFDDLRDRNDFNRLYQSGLFDTIPNELPISSKWIDKKRAEFKLDKRQFIRLIEMSLLFKKSPNFRLQVKNRLYEKNFEILSEMDDPTMRDKLRTAFQSLEKDYLRILQYLMHKKHSMVEDMNSEDVSSKKLKV, encoded by the coding sequence ATGGCAGAAGAATTAAAACCTGAAAATTGGACCGTATCCAGTAACGAAGCTCTCAAAATATCCCTAGCAGATGATGATGGTGCAGTACAATTTTCACCCAACTTTACCTATCCTATATTTGGAGACGCAGAGCAAATTTTTGGTTACCAAGGTCTTAAAATAAATTTGGCATTCGATTCTGTAACTTTTAAGCCATTTTTAAACGTCAAGTACGTGAAAAAGTTGGCTGCAGAAGTTGAGGATATTCAATCTAAACTTTTAGAGTTTTTACCCGCCCAAGATGTTATATTGAATGATGAAGCGAAATGGGTTGACAAATTTCATGCCGAGAGAAATTCTTTCGAACTCCCAAGTGATGAGTATTTAATTACAGAATATGAATTGGATGGAAGTACTTTTGTTGTATACCTTGTAAACCTTCAGGATTACCGCATCAAAAAGCTTCATAGGCGCATGCAAATCTTCTGCCTACTATTCATTGAATCTGCTTCAtatattgatgaaaatgacGCTAACTGGGAAATTTTCATTACATTTAATAAGCTAACAAAGCAATGTGTTGGGTATACTACCACCTACAAATATTGGCACTACAGAGGTGCCATCGAATTTAACAAGTCAGAAAAGCTGCTGAAGAGAGGAAAAATATCCCAGCTGATAATTTTCCCTCAATATCAATCAAAGAGACATGGTTCTAATTTGTACAATGCTGTCTGTGAAGTTTGGATGAAAGATCCATTTATAACGGAAATCACGGTTGAGGATCCGAACGAATCTTTTGATGACTTACGAGATCGGAACGACTTCAATAGGCTCTATCAGTCAGGTCTTTTCGATACTATCCCCAATGAGTTACCCATCTCATCGAAATGGATTGATAAAAAAAGAGCGGAGTTCAAGTTGGATAAAAGACAGTTTATACGGTTAATTGAGATGTCGTTACTATTTAAAAAGTCTCCCAATTTTAGATTACAAGTTAAAAATCGACTATATGAAAAGAACTTCGAAATCCTGTCAGAAATGGATGATCCAACAATGAGGGATAAGCTTCGGACTGCATTTCAATCTTTAGAAAAAGACTATCTGCGTATATTACAATATTTGATGCACAAGAAACATTCCATGGTGGAAGATATGAACAGTGAAGATGTTTCATCAAAGAAGTTGAAAGTATGA
- the SNF8 gene encoding ESCRT-II subunit protein SNF8 (Syntenic homolog of Ashbya gossypii AGL002C; Syntenic homolog of Saccharomyces cerevisiae YPL002C (SNF8)), translating into MKRYGVAAFDERLRDYSNAGTILNRQSQELKNQLSIFQERLVSFAKDHNKELHANPDFRAKFIKMCSKIGIDPLTLFDKEKHLFHVDEYYYEVCVKVIEICRTTKDLNGGIIAFDDLYKECFKTSEAQMEDLEKCIDMLAILEGGFEVLAIRGKKFLQSVPNELTGDQTKILEICAILGYASRSLLRANLEWENIRSKSVLEGMVANGLLWVDTQANGETLYWDPAWITHGI; encoded by the coding sequence ATGAAGAGGTATGGTGTTGCTGCGTTTGATGAGAGGTTGAGAGATTACTCTAATGCTGGGACTATTCTAAATAGGCAAAGTCAAGAGCTAAAGAATCAACTGTCCATTTTTCAAGAGCGTTTGGTGAGTTTTGCTAAAGACCATAATAAGGAGCTACATGCCAATCCTGACTTTAGAGCGAAGTTCATAAAAATGTGTTCGAAGATCGGAATCGACCCCTTAACGCTTTTTgataaagaaaaacatTTGTTTCATGTTGATGAATATTATTACGAAGTTTGCGTAAAGGTTATAGAAATTTGTAGAACTACTAAAGATTTGAACGGTGGCATTATCGCATTCGATGATCTTTACAAGGAGTGTTTCAAGACTTCGGAGGCTCAAATGGAAGATCTTGAAAAGTGTATCGATATGCTTGCTATTTTAGAAGGTGGTTTTGAGGTGTTGGCAATTAGGGGTAAGAAGTTTCTACAAAGTGTGCCAAATGAGCTTACCGGTGATCAAACAAAAATATTGGAAATATGTGCAATTTTAGGGTATGCAAGTCGGTCTTTGTTGCGTGCAAATTTGGAATGGGAAAATATACGCAGTAAATCTGTTTTAGAGGGAATGGTTGCTAATGGATTACTTTGGGTTGATACTCAAGCTAATGGAGAAACCCTTTATTGGGATCCTGCCTGGATAACACATGGCATATAA